In Agromyces sp. G08B096, a genomic segment contains:
- a CDS encoding MmcQ/YjbR family DNA-binding protein produces the protein MDWERVRELALGMPGATEHVSRGAAHWRVGGRGFVWERPLRRTDLAHLGLAEQEGPVLGARVEDEAVKFALVEQDPSVFFTTPHFDGFPAVLVRLDRIPERRLAELVQEAWIAVAPPKLADAWLTEHPD, from the coding sequence ATGGACTGGGAGCGGGTCCGAGAGCTGGCGCTCGGCATGCCGGGCGCGACCGAGCACGTGAGCCGAGGCGCGGCGCACTGGCGGGTGGGAGGCCGCGGCTTCGTGTGGGAGCGGCCGCTCCGGCGGACCGACCTCGCGCACCTCGGCCTCGCCGAGCAGGAGGGGCCGGTGCTCGGCGCGCGCGTCGAGGACGAGGCTGTGAAGTTCGCCCTGGTCGAGCAGGACCCGTCCGTCTTCTTCACGACGCCGCACTTCGACGGCTTCCCGGCGGTCCTCGTCCGGCTCGATCGCATCCCCGAACGCCGACTCGCCGAACTGGTGCAGGAGGCCTGGATCGCCGTGGCGCCGCCGAAGCTCGCCGACGCCTGGCTGACGGAGCATCCCGACTGA